From the Desulfotomaculum sp. genome, the window GTTGTTCAGTTCAACAAAGTTGCGCGGCTGGCTGCCCTGATCGGATAAGTTTACAAACCATACCGAACGGGACGGGCTGTGTTCCGCCAGGCAGGCTACCTGACAATTCTTGCACTCTTCGCACAATTCCGGCTTAATGAATATCCTTTTCATCTTTTATTCACCTCTTACAGGCCCAGGCCTGATCTTTTGTCGTTGATAACCGCTTCCAACTGGTTGACTGTTGAGATAATATCGCCGTCTACAATAACGCGGCCGCCGGTTAACTGCTCAAGGTCAGCCGTCAGTACCCTGGTAACCATTTCGCTGCCAGTAACAAAGGGCGGAATGGCCAGGTGCAGGCTGAGCCCAAGGGCCAGGCCGAAGGCGCCGTCCGCCAGCGCTTGTTCTTCCAGCCACTGGGGCGCTGAGAGAACCAGGGGCAGCTGCGGTAAATCTACGCCCAATTCCGCCGCGATGTCAGCCGCTGTTTCCTCCAGGCGGCCGATGGCCAGGCAAGGTCCAAAATTCAGCACAGGGGGTATTCCCAGCTGCCGGCAGATTTCTTTCAGGTTTGGCCCGGCTTGTTCCGCCGCTGAAGGTGACATTAAACCGACATTTTCCAGGGCGCCGCTGGTGCAGCCGGCTGAAAGGACGATAATGTCGCGTTTGATTAATTCCCTGGTCATCCCTACTGTAAAGACATCGTGCCCGCCGGCGGTAAGGTTGGAACACCCCACCACGGCGGCGATGCCTTTTATTTTACCAGCGACGATAAGATCTATAAGCGGCTTGTAACTGCCACCCAGGAAGTTTTTCAGGGTTTTTTCACTCAGACCGGTGAGCACGTCGTCATAGCCGTGGACAGGTACATCTATGGCAATGTTTTTACGCCTGGCCGCATAACTTTGTGCGCCCGCCTCTATAATTCTCCCGGCAATTTTATGGCGGTCTTTCAGGTTGAAAGGCAGGTATTCGGCATTTTGTTTCTTTGACACATCATCCAGGCAGAACTGCGGCATATGCATCTGGTCGCAGACAGTTTCAATTCCCGGCAGGGTGCAGTTGAATTCCGACACCACCAGGTCAATGGCCCCTGTGGCGATCAGCGCCTCGCTGGTGAAGTTGTTCCCGGTGTGGCCGGCAAAAACA encodes:
- the cooS gene encoding carbon-monoxide dehydrogenase catalytic subunit, whose translation is MPTRLQRRKNKLSICISADKILYDFLASKSDVETSFNRVPDQAVKCGFGMQGVCCRLCSNGPCRIIPKSPRGVCGASPDTMVARNFLRAVAAGAACYLHIVENAAVNLGEIGRGNSDLPLKGVSLLHELAERLGVVGTNAKEKAVNLSVMVLADLYRPRSEKMQLVKKLAYGPRYEKWTELGILPGGAKSEVFDALVKSSTNLSSDPVDMLLHSLRLGIATGLYGLAMTNRINDIIWGEPEIRLAKAGFGVVDPDYINVMVTGHQQSLIGILQDALSSPAAESMAKAAGAKGCKIVGSTCVGQDMQLRGAHCGDVFAGHTGNNFTSEALIATGAIDLVVSEFNCTLPGIETVCDQMHMPQFCLDDVSKKQNAEYLPFNLKDRHKIAGRIIEAGAQSYAARRKNIAIDVPVHGYDDVLTGLSEKTLKNFLGGSYKPLIDLIVAGKIKGIAAVVGCSNLTAGGHDVFTVGMTRELIKRDIIVLSAGCTSGALENVGLMSPSAAEQAGPNLKEICRQLGIPPVLNFGPCLAIGRLEETAADIAAELGVDLPQLPLVLSAPQWLEEQALADGAFGLALGLSLHLAIPPFVTGSEMVTRVLTADLEQLTGGRVIVDGDIISTVNQLEAVINDKRSGLGL